A single genomic interval of Pyruvatibacter sp. HU-CL02332 harbors:
- a CDS encoding FtsX-like permease family protein: protein MTGAAKNKMTARTMAFAVTQRVGQRFGLTGPNSPDMEGLEPASDLMPRGRGGAALGVVIAGMCYLACLALGGALLTSDASRAWTQDLDRALTIQVVPRAGVDVDAEAQAVIGLLEAEPKIASVEALPESASAALIEPWLGDSDALSGLPIPLLIHADMAPGATINLDILRARLKAAAPNATLDTHARWRDELAGAATVIELVGMGILALVAITTAAIVVFATRSALAANRDTVEVLHLIGARDTFIAGEVQKRFLTTGLKAGLAGWGAATITFLLFGLSASDGAGIVSLLPQLQMPWTHYLVLLAVPVAATALTAIAARMTVVRAMAPTL from the coding sequence ATGACCGGCGCTGCAAAGAACAAAATGACTGCCCGCACCATGGCCTTCGCCGTGACCCAGCGGGTCGGACAGCGCTTTGGCCTGACAGGTCCAAACAGCCCGGACATGGAAGGTCTGGAACCTGCCAGTGATCTCATGCCCCGTGGGCGCGGCGGCGCGGCCCTGGGCGTGGTCATCGCGGGCATGTGCTACCTCGCCTGCCTTGCTCTGGGCGGTGCCCTCCTGACGTCTGACGCAAGCCGTGCATGGACACAGGATCTCGACAGGGCCCTCACCATTCAGGTTGTCCCCCGCGCCGGCGTGGACGTTGACGCCGAAGCGCAGGCCGTCATTGGCCTGCTTGAGGCCGAACCAAAAATCGCCTCCGTCGAAGCCTTGCCGGAATCTGCGTCCGCCGCCTTGATAGAGCCGTGGCTTGGTGATTCCGATGCCCTGTCAGGCCTGCCCATTCCCCTACTCATCCACGCGGACATGGCGCCGGGCGCCACAATCAACCTCGACATATTGCGGGCACGCCTCAAGGCCGCCGCTCCCAACGCCACTCTCGACACCCACGCCCGCTGGCGCGACGAGCTGGCAGGTGCTGCAACGGTGATTGAACTCGTCGGCATGGGCATCCTTGCCCTCGTCGCCATCACCACCGCAGCCATCGTGGTGTTCGCCACACGCTCTGCTCTTGCCGCAAACCGCGACACCGTTGAAGTGCTGCATCTCATCGGCGCACGCGATACGTTCATAGCCGGTGAAGTACAAAAGCGCTTCCTCACAACCGGTCTCAAGGCCGGTCTTGCAGGCTGGGGTGCTGCAACAATCACCTTCCTGCTGTTTGGCCTGTCCGCCAGTGACGGCGCAGGCATCGTGTCACTGCTGCCGCAATTGCAAATGCCCTGGACGCATTATCTTGTCCTGCTGGCCGTTCCGGTTGCAGCAACAGCACTGACTGCAATTGCCGCGCGCATGACCGTGGTCCGCGCCATGGCGCCCACGCTTTAG
- a CDS encoding YdcF family protein encodes MNDPIPIFGQSNGEERRRFRPVRLLVVLFATLFLVAVGGFVQFVLEVPEPAEQSATAPALDVDAIVVLTGGRDRILTAMQLLESGTGSRLLISGVNTDITREDLAAQFGGPNTRFDCCVDLGFRARTTMGNADETKRWADEKNYASIAVVTSDYHMPRSLLLLRSEMPDVTLIPVVVASNSANSDQLFGNVRVARLLVSEYAKYVITLLRTRFG; translated from the coding sequence TTGAACGACCCGATTCCCATTTTCGGACAGTCCAACGGCGAAGAGCGCAGGCGCTTCCGGCCCGTTCGGCTGCTTGTCGTGCTTTTTGCAACGCTTTTTCTCGTCGCTGTCGGCGGCTTCGTCCAGTTCGTCCTGGAAGTCCCCGAACCCGCAGAACAGTCCGCCACAGCGCCCGCCCTTGATGTGGACGCCATCGTGGTCCTCACCGGCGGCCGTGACCGCATCCTTACCGCCATGCAGCTTCTTGAAAGCGGCACGGGATCACGGCTTCTCATTTCCGGCGTCAACACCGATATCACCCGCGAAGATCTTGCAGCCCAGTTCGGCGGTCCCAACACACGCTTTGACTGCTGTGTTGATCTTGGCTTCCGGGCCCGCACCACAATGGGCAATGCAGACGAGACCAAGCGCTGGGCCGACGAGAAAAACTATGCCTCGATTGCGGTCGTCACCAGCGACTATCACATGCCCCGCAGCCTGCTTTTGCTGCGCAGCGAAATGCCTGATGTCACGCTGATCCCGGTTGTCGTGGCAAGCAACAGCGCGAATTCAGACCAACTCTTTGGCAATGTCAGGGTTGCGCGTCTTCTCGTCTCGGAGTACGCGAAATATGTCATTACCCTGCTGCGCACCCGGTTTGGCTAA
- the ftsE gene encoding cell division ATP-binding protein FtsE — MIRFENVGLRYGLGPEVLRDISFHLEPGGFHFLTGPSGAGKTSLLKLMFLALRPSRGLITMFGNDLATTSRQQLPALRRRIGVVFQEFRLLDHLTTFDNVALPLRIAGHDMADYKDDVIELLQWVGLGERMHATPATLSGGEKQRAAIARAVVARPDVLLADEPTGNVDPEMGMRLLRLFEELNRFGTTILIATHDHALVERSGAPVLHLAKGELTQ, encoded by the coding sequence GTGATCCGCTTCGAAAATGTCGGCCTTCGCTACGGACTGGGTCCTGAAGTCCTGCGCGACATCAGCTTTCATCTGGAACCCGGTGGATTTCATTTCCTCACCGGACCGTCCGGTGCCGGCAAGACATCCCTCCTCAAACTGATGTTCCTGGCGCTGCGCCCGTCCCGCGGCCTCATCACCATGTTTGGCAATGATCTGGCCACCACAAGTCGCCAGCAGCTACCTGCTCTTCGCCGCCGCATCGGTGTGGTCTTTCAGGAGTTCCGCCTGCTCGATCACCTCACGACCTTCGACAATGTGGCGCTTCCCCTGCGCATCGCAGGTCACGACATGGCAGACTACAAGGACGACGTGATCGAACTGCTGCAATGGGTCGGCCTTGGCGAACGCATGCACGCAACACCGGCAACCCTGTCCGGCGGCGAAAAGCAGCGCGCTGCCATCGCCCGCGCCGTCGTTGCCCGCCCGGATGTTCTGTTGGCGGATGAACCAACCGGCAATGTGGACCCTGAAATGGGCATGCGCCTGCTGCGCCTGTTTGAAGAACTCAATCGCTTCGGCACCACCATTCTCATCGCCACCCATGACCACGCTTTGGTGGAACGCTCCGGCGCACCTGTCCTGCATCTGGCAAAGGGTGAGTTGACCCAATGA
- a CDS encoding lysophospholipid acyltransferase family protein, whose product MIALRSLLFQIFLYTTSAVMTLGCLPLLVLPRRYTASAINLWSKLQLWGAAAITGITYEIRGAENLPDGPCLIASKHQSMWDTIFWAVGAKDPAIVLKKELTYVPLYGWYAMKAAMISIDRGSGSSAIRKLVRQGKRAIANGRPIMIFPEGSRMAPDADPQYKPGVAALYGQLDIPCIPVALNSGMFWARRALKRQSGTIVVDILPPIPPGLKRREFMTQLEAAIEPATDKLVADARTQIGI is encoded by the coding sequence GTGATCGCGCTCCGCTCGCTGCTTTTTCAGATTTTTCTCTACACCACCAGTGCCGTCATGACGCTCGGCTGCCTGCCGCTGCTGGTCCTGCCCAGACGCTACACGGCGTCTGCAATCAATCTTTGGTCAAAGCTGCAATTGTGGGGAGCTGCCGCCATCACGGGCATCACCTACGAAATTCGCGGCGCTGAAAATCTGCCGGACGGCCCTTGCCTCATCGCGTCCAAACACCAAAGCATGTGGGACACCATCTTCTGGGCCGTCGGCGCAAAGGACCCGGCCATCGTCCTCAAGAAGGAACTGACCTATGTGCCGCTATATGGCTGGTACGCCATGAAAGCCGCGATGATCTCCATTGACCGCGGGTCAGGCTCCAGCGCCATCCGCAAGCTTGTGCGCCAGGGCAAACGGGCCATCGCCAATGGTCGTCCGATCATGATTTTTCCGGAAGGCAGCCGCATGGCGCCCGACGCAGACCCGCAATACAAACCAGGTGTCGCAGCGCTTTACGGCCAGCTCGATATCCCGTGCATTCCCGTCGCCCTGAACTCAGGCATGTTCTGGGCACGGCGCGCACTCAAGCGTCAGTCTGGCACCATTGTTGTGGACATCCTTCCCCCCATTCCGCCCGGCCTCAAACGCCGGGAATTCATGACGCAGCTTGAAGCAGCCATTGAGCCAGCCACGGACAAACTGGTTGCCGACGCCAGAACGCAGATCGGTATCTAG
- a CDS encoding TIGR02302 family protein gives MADKADKTGIKTGWSSSPEDALPKGLGPKVAITRASLVWEALWPALLGPACLAGLYASVSLIDGWSLLPGIVQWLAFLGVIAGSGWFLYANLKNVSWPGKANALRRIETRSGLKHRPLSSLEDARADFIGNRADGAALWEQHLAQMEAAAQSAQAVTPKSKAPQLDQYALRAATLLLLASALVYAGRDAPARLAENLLPGGALGGASSTIAFDAWITPPAYTAVPPLFLNTVQQTGGDTPNTVTVPEGSVLTARVYGASSAEARLADTGTDFEPDVSGAHEIALVLDQSGPLQIIANGRTLDEFGIALKPDTNPQILFTEGDALSVTAQLSLAIGYDLLDDYGITRAEMRITLPQPEDVSTTEDATAGDGTAQTDIGALAAVEPPVLKLPLPSARVVDAEGEFAYKDLTSHPWAGLQVAITLAAFDEAEQEGTSQTRIMRLPQRRFTDPVARAVIEQRQRLARTPDEAPQVAVALNALTLHADRYYETANDYLPLRAAHWRLRGASNPGDLDGIYDLLWDIALHFEDGDLSLAESALRDAQDALMDALANGAPDSEIERLMEELRDAMDQFLQALAQQQMQAAQNGDMAPMDPNMQSLELGDLESMLDALQDLAQSGSREAARQLLSELRQMMENLATGAPGQMSMTPPQSAMNDAIGQMGEIIDQQRALQDETVQEGNAGQEGQQGMPLGEDGTQQGGEQGGQQQGRNEGTGSGGTLQQRQEDVRNSLSQLREGLDGTGVDTPSALGRADRAMREAQEALESGDLGRAARKQGEAIENLRDGAQALAESLLNELAMSGEQQGQDRGQGGEGRDPLGRPQRTTGPQQGDGVDVPDESEVQRARRILEELQRRAGDRERPPIELDYLNRLLKRF, from the coding sequence TTGGCCGATAAGGCAGACAAAACAGGCATCAAGACGGGCTGGTCCAGCAGCCCTGAAGATGCCCTGCCCAAGGGTCTGGGCCCCAAGGTCGCCATTACCCGCGCCAGCCTGGTCTGGGAGGCCCTGTGGCCCGCCCTGCTCGGCCCCGCCTGCCTTGCGGGCCTCTACGCCTCCGTGTCGCTGATCGACGGCTGGAGCCTCCTGCCGGGCATCGTCCAGTGGCTTGCCTTCCTCGGCGTCATTGCTGGCAGCGGGTGGTTTCTCTACGCCAACCTAAAAAATGTTTCATGGCCCGGTAAGGCAAACGCCCTGCGGCGCATCGAGACACGGTCCGGCCTCAAGCACCGTCCGCTGTCCTCACTCGAAGACGCCCGCGCTGACTTCATCGGCAATCGCGCAGATGGTGCTGCCCTTTGGGAGCAGCACCTCGCACAGATGGAAGCCGCCGCGCAAAGTGCGCAGGCCGTGACGCCAAAATCAAAAGCCCCACAGCTCGACCAATACGCCTTGCGGGCTGCCACCCTGCTGCTGCTCGCAAGCGCTCTGGTGTATGCGGGTCGCGACGCCCCCGCCCGCCTTGCTGAAAACCTGTTGCCCGGTGGCGCACTGGGAGGCGCTTCAAGCACCATCGCCTTTGACGCATGGATCACACCTCCGGCCTACACGGCCGTACCGCCCCTCTTCCTCAACACAGTGCAGCAGACCGGCGGCGACACGCCCAACACAGTCACCGTGCCTGAGGGAAGTGTTCTCACCGCACGGGTCTACGGCGCCTCCTCGGCAGAAGCACGCCTTGCCGACACAGGCACGGATTTTGAACCGGATGTATCAGGCGCCCATGAGATTGCCCTGGTGCTTGATCAAAGCGGCCCCCTCCAGATCATCGCCAACGGGCGGACACTGGATGAGTTCGGCATTGCGCTGAAGCCCGACACCAACCCGCAAATTCTGTTCACCGAAGGCGACGCCCTTTCTGTCACCGCACAGCTCTCGCTCGCCATCGGCTATGACCTGCTGGACGATTACGGCATCACCCGTGCAGAGATGCGCATCACCCTGCCCCAGCCTGAAGACGTCAGCACCACAGAAGATGCAACCGCCGGTGACGGCACCGCGCAGACGGATATCGGCGCCCTTGCAGCTGTTGAACCGCCCGTCCTCAAATTACCGCTGCCATCTGCACGCGTCGTCGATGCGGAAGGCGAATTCGCCTACAAGGATCTCACCAGCCATCCCTGGGCAGGTCTTCAGGTGGCGATCACCCTTGCAGCCTTTGACGAAGCAGAGCAGGAAGGCACCAGCCAGACGCGCATCATGCGCCTGCCCCAGCGCCGCTTCACAGACCCCGTTGCCCGCGCGGTCATTGAACAGCGCCAGCGCCTTGCCCGCACTCCGGATGAAGCCCCGCAGGTGGCCGTGGCCCTGAATGCCCTGACGCTTCACGCCGACAGATATTACGAGACCGCAAACGACTATCTGCCTCTGCGCGCCGCCCACTGGCGCCTGCGCGGAGCCAGCAATCCCGGCGATCTCGACGGCATCTACGATCTGCTCTGGGACATTGCCCTGCACTTTGAAGACGGCGATCTCTCCTTGGCAGAGTCTGCCCTGCGCGACGCGCAGGACGCCCTGATGGACGCTCTGGCCAATGGCGCACCCGACTCAGAGATCGAGCGCTTGATGGAAGAATTGCGCGACGCCATGGACCAGTTCCTTCAGGCTCTGGCCCAGCAGCAGATGCAGGCCGCCCAGAACGGCGACATGGCGCCCATGGATCCCAACATGCAGTCACTGGAACTCGGTGACCTTGAAAGCATGCTGGACGCCCTCCAGGACCTCGCCCAGTCCGGCTCCCGCGAAGCTGCCCGCCAGCTTTTGTCGGAGCTGCGCCAGATGATGGAAAATCTGGCCACCGGTGCCCCGGGCCAGATGAGCATGACGCCGCCGCAATCAGCCATGAACGACGCCATTGGTCAGATGGGTGAAATCATTGATCAGCAGCGCGCCCTGCAGGATGAAACCGTGCAGGAGGGCAATGCGGGTCAGGAAGGCCAGCAGGGCATGCCCCTTGGCGAAGACGGCACGCAGCAGGGCGGTGAGCAGGGTGGCCAGCAGCAAGGCCGCAATGAAGGTACAGGCTCTGGCGGCACGCTGCAGCAGCGCCAGGAGGATGTGCGCAACAGCCTCAGCCAGCTACGCGAAGGCCTGGACGGCACAGGCGTCGACACCCCGTCTGCCCTTGGCCGCGCTGACCGCGCCATGCGGGAGGCGCAGGAAGCCCTTGAAAGCGGTGACCTTGGCCGCGCGGCTCGCAAACAGGGTGAGGCGATTGAAAATCTGCGCGACGGCGCACAGGCACTGGCAGAAAGCCTGCTCAACGAGTTGGCCATGTCCGGCGAGCAGCAGGGCCAGGATCGTGGCCAGGGAGGCGAAGGTCGCGACCCGTTGGGCCGACCCCAGCGCACCACCGGTCCACAGCAGGGTGACGGTGTGGATGTGCCCGATGAGAGCGAAGTTCAGCGCGCCCGCCGCATTCTGGAAGAACTGCAACGCCGCGCAGGCGACCGCGAGCGGCCACCCATCGAGCTGGACTATCTCAACCGTCTGCTAAAGCGTTTTTAA
- a CDS encoding DUF3426 domain-containing protein gives MIITCPECETRYTVKAAAFKAPGRKVRCASCNNEWFQAPPEDAPKPVELEEPVEAAPAPEPEPAPETAAAAPAAEEATDETPQEAPAVAKPVIKRPAAVEETAIPEEEFSASDGDLNDDVAASKPAKFKPTAAPKRSRGELVGWAALVLFVVAFFGSAWAFRGDIARYWPSTASLYELIGTPVAEQGMEFRQVVYESAVENGLTVLSIRGEIVNVAEERGSVPRVRVALRDAEGQELYHYFFAIPEAELDAGATAEFVTRLSSPPAAARDLVLRFVEPGEYTGNETPVPSDET, from the coding sequence ATGATTATCACCTGCCCGGAATGTGAAACGCGATACACGGTCAAGGCTGCCGCCTTCAAGGCGCCGGGCCGTAAAGTGCGTTGTGCGAGCTGCAACAATGAGTGGTTCCAGGCACCTCCGGAAGATGCACCCAAGCCCGTAGAGCTTGAAGAGCCCGTTGAAGCGGCACCTGCCCCTGAGCCGGAACCGGCCCCAGAGACTGCCGCCGCAGCGCCTGCTGCCGAAGAGGCTACAGACGAAACTCCGCAAGAAGCTCCGGCTGTCGCCAAGCCGGTCATCAAGCGGCCTGCAGCGGTTGAAGAAACAGCCATTCCTGAAGAGGAATTTTCTGCATCCGATGGTGATCTGAATGATGATGTTGCTGCTTCGAAGCCAGCGAAATTCAAACCGACCGCCGCGCCCAAACGGTCGCGTGGCGAGCTTGTAGGCTGGGCGGCACTGGTTTTGTTTGTGGTTGCGTTTTTCGGGTCAGCCTGGGCATTCCGGGGTGACATCGCACGCTACTGGCCATCGACAGCTTCACTCTACGAACTGATTGGAACACCTGTTGCGGAACAGGGCATGGAATTCCGGCAGGTTGTTTATGAGAGTGCCGTCGAGAACGGCCTCACGGTTCTTTCCATCCGTGGTGAGATTGTGAATGTGGCTGAAGAGCGTGGGTCCGTGCCGCGTGTGCGCGTGGCACTGCGCGATGCAGAAGGCCAGGAGCTCTATCACTACTTCTTTGCCATTCCCGAAGCCGAGCTTGACGCCGGTGCGACGGCAGAGTTTGTCACCCGCCTGTCCAGCCCACCGGCGGCGGCGCGTGATCTTGTTTTGCGGTTTGTTGAACCCGGCGAATACACCGGCAACGAAACGCCGGTTCCGTCGGACGAAACCTAA